TCTTTCCTGGCGTGGTGTGGAATTACAATTCTAATTTTTTCTTTACGGTAAATTCTATGACTTCCTTTCTAGCGAATAAAAACGAAACCGGCTTTCAACAGCAAACTCTCTGCTTCTTTCGAAGTCATTTTCTATACTGCCTTCAAGGGATCTAAAATAAGGGGTGCAATAAAAAAAGATTTAGAACCAAGTAAAGTTTTTTCTTCATCATTCAACGTCTCTAAATAAAGTTCTGCGGCTTCTCTTATATTTTGTAGTGCTTCTTCAAAAGTATCACCTTGACTGAAACAACCTTTTAATTCTGGAACGTAAGCATAATACCCATCATCATCTCTTTCTATAATTGCATTAATCTGTATTGTTTCTCCCCACTATTTTACTTTCCAATCAAATATATAGAGTTAAATTTTTGTTATCAACCTCTGGTTAATTAGGAGAATTATTTAAGATACAATTAGAAGGTTTCTTTTATTTTTCTTTATATCTAAATATTTAAAATTTACAAGTATGCTGATATATTCTGATTTTAATGATAAATTATAGTTGTAATTTCACCCAATTTCCTAATCAAAAT
Above is a genomic segment from Elusimicrobiota bacterium containing:
- a CDS encoding type II toxin-antitoxin system HicB family antitoxin, with protein sequence MQINAIIERDDDGYYAYVPELKGCFSQGDTFEEALQNIREAAELYLETLNDEEKTLLGSKSFFIAPLILDPLKAV